A portion of the Algimonas porphyrae genome contains these proteins:
- a CDS encoding UPF0262 family protein — MSDEPDYEAGEHFIAELHIDDESLPITSVEMQHERRVAIFDLIEGNQFKPLDSVSGPYMVRLSLEEGRRLQFDVSTTLGVPRAQIGLSVVPFRRIIKDYFMICESYHNAIRTATSAQIEAIDMGRRGLHNEGSRLLSDSLRNQADLSFDTSRRLFTLICSLHRQNR; from the coding sequence ATGAGTGACGAGCCTGATTATGAGGCTGGCGAGCATTTCATCGCCGAGCTGCATATCGATGATGAAAGCCTGCCTATTACATCCGTCGAAATGCAGCATGAGCGTCGTGTTGCCATTTTCGACCTGATCGAGGGCAACCAGTTCAAACCACTTGATTCGGTGTCCGGGCCCTACATGGTTCGTCTTTCACTTGAAGAAGGCCGTCGTCTGCAATTCGATGTCAGCACAACGCTGGGCGTCCCACGAGCGCAGATCGGCCTGTCGGTCGTTCCCTTTCGGCGGATCATCAAGGATTATTTCATGATCTGCGAGAGTTATCACAATGCTATTCGCACGGCCACATCTGCCCAGATCGAAGCGATCGATATGGGTCGCCGCGGACTGCACAATGAAGGGTCGCGGCTGTTGAGCGACTCGCTGCGCAATCAGGCCGACCTCAGCTTCGACACGTCGCGGCGACTTTTCACGCTGATCTGTTCTCTCCACAGGCAGAATCGATGA
- a CDS encoding DUF2948 family protein, translated as MSLKLIASDADDLRIVASALQDAILRVGDIEWNAAQRFLTLRLSRFRHEAAKAERIEAGLRIDGVTAMRSQAIDRSHPDAFLVLLSLAFDVGDAPSGTLTVTFAGGGALQLDVEALDVLLADVGDGRRTRHRPDHAVS; from the coding sequence ATGAGCTTGAAACTGATTGCCAGTGACGCAGATGATCTTCGGATCGTTGCAAGCGCCCTGCAGGACGCGATCCTGCGGGTTGGCGATATTGAATGGAACGCAGCACAGCGGTTTCTGACCCTGCGTCTGTCCCGCTTTCGGCATGAAGCCGCTAAAGCCGAGCGCATCGAGGCAGGTCTGCGGATCGATGGCGTCACCGCAATGCGCAGTCAGGCTATAGACCGAAGCCACCCCGATGCTTTTCTGGTATTGCTGAGCCTTGCCTTTGACGTCGGCGACGCGCCTTCCGGGACATTGACGGTGACATTTGCCGGTGGCGGCGCATTGCAACTCGATGTCGAAGCGCTGGATGTTCTCCTCGCCGATGTCGGTGATGGCCGCCGTACCCGTCATCGCCCGGATCATGCCGTGTCATGA
- the murA gene encoding UDP-N-acetylglucosamine 1-carboxyvinyltransferase, with protein MDKIVIEGGFPLRGDIRISGAKNSAIKLMAVSLLTDQPVTLTNMPRLRDTRSMGELLAHLGVSVEEEGNATLKLHAPKLSGTEAPYDLVRKMRASFNVLGPLLAREGEARVSLPGGCAIGARPVDLHLKSLEAMGAKIELEQGYVVASARSGLKGAEIAFPFVTVGATEHALLSAVLADGETVLMNAAREPEIVDLAECLNGMGAKISGAGRSEIRIEGVKSLSGVTHSVVPDRIEAGTYALAAATAGGAVRLTHVRHDHLGSLWPLIAQAGARVSLDDQSVLIERGTGRPKPVNVDTQAYPGFPTDLQAQFMALIGLADGVSIIRENIFENRFMHCPELTRMGADITVRGREAIVQGVADYVGAPVMATDLRASASLINAGLAARGETHISRVYHLDRGFENIELKLGQCGARIKRVRDD; from the coding sequence ATGGACAAGATAGTGATCGAAGGCGGATTTCCGCTGCGTGGCGACATCCGGATCAGCGGCGCGAAAAACTCCGCAATCAAGTTGATGGCTGTCAGCCTCCTGACGGATCAGCCCGTGACGCTGACCAACATGCCGCGACTACGCGATACACGCTCAATGGGTGAACTGCTGGCCCATCTGGGCGTGTCTGTCGAGGAAGAGGGCAACGCGACGCTGAAACTGCATGCGCCAAAGCTAAGCGGGACCGAAGCTCCCTACGATCTCGTCCGGAAAATGCGTGCCAGTTTTAATGTGCTGGGTCCGTTGCTCGCAAGAGAAGGGGAAGCGCGCGTCAGTCTGCCCGGTGGTTGCGCGATCGGCGCACGGCCTGTGGATCTGCATCTGAAGTCGCTGGAAGCGATGGGCGCAAAGATAGAGCTGGAACAGGGTTATGTTGTGGCCTCGGCTCGCAGCGGATTGAAGGGGGCCGAGATCGCCTTTCCCTTCGTCACCGTCGGCGCGACTGAACATGCGCTACTGTCGGCTGTTTTGGCTGATGGAGAGACGGTGCTGATGAACGCGGCCCGGGAACCCGAAATTGTCGATCTGGCGGAATGTCTGAATGGCATGGGAGCGAAAATCAGCGGGGCCGGGCGGTCGGAGATCCGCATTGAGGGCGTTAAGAGCCTTTCAGGAGTAACTCATTCTGTCGTTCCCGACCGGATTGAAGCCGGTACTTACGCCCTGGCCGCGGCAACGGCAGGCGGTGCCGTGCGACTGACCCATGTCCGGCATGATCATCTGGGGTCGCTCTGGCCGCTCATCGCGCAGGCGGGCGCACGTGTCAGTCTCGATGATCAATCCGTCCTGATCGAGCGCGGCACGGGCCGGCCCAAACCCGTCAATGTCGACACGCAAGCCTATCCTGGCTTCCCAACGGATCTGCAGGCGCAGTTCATGGCTCTGATCGGACTGGCAGACGGCGTGTCGATTATTCGTGAAAACATCTTCGAAAACAGGTTCATGCACTGTCCGGAGCTGACCCGGATGGGGGCGGACATTACAGTGCGCGGGCGTGAGGCGATCGTTCAGGGCGTCGCGGACTATGTCGGCGCCCCTGTCATGGCGACCGATCTCAGGGCCTCGGCCAGCCTCATCAATGCTGGACTGGCGGCGCGGGGTGAAACACATATTTCCCGGGTCTACCATCTTGATCGTGGCTTCGAGAATATCGAATTAAAGCTTGGACAATGCGGGGCGCGCATTAAACGCGTCCGCGACGACTAG
- a CDS encoding Panacea domain-containing protein — translation MAQSVAIANEFLKRRPFSQMQLQKLAFIANGFNLAINGERLVDETYKAWDLGPVETYLRDHISRWGSQNIPRLISERDRGSQWLFEKDKPTGEPYRARLSVDENAVVEQVFRRYGRLSAFKLSELTHLPDTPWYRAYQKGRNTDISDVDIIEHYTDLLRSSKATA, via the coding sequence ATGGCACAATCAGTAGCGATAGCCAATGAGTTCCTCAAACGACGCCCTTTCTCGCAAATGCAGTTGCAGAAGCTGGCGTTCATTGCCAACGGCTTCAATCTTGCAATCAACGGAGAGCGGCTTGTCGATGAGACCTATAAGGCGTGGGACCTAGGCCCGGTCGAGACGTATCTTCGCGATCATATCTCGCGATGGGGCTCGCAAAACATTCCGCGTCTTATCAGCGAGCGCGATCGTGGAAGTCAGTGGCTTTTTGAAAAGGATAAGCCGACTGGCGAGCCTTATCGCGCAAGATTGAGCGTTGATGAAAATGCCGTCGTAGAGCAGGTGTTTCGCAGATACGGTAGGTTGAGTGCCTTCAAACTTTCCGAACTGACCCACTTGCCGGACACACCATGGTACCGTGCGTATCAAAAAGGTCGCAACACAGACATTAGCGACGTTGATATTATAGAACATTACACAGATTTGCTTCGGAGTTCTAAAGCCACGGCATGA
- a CDS encoding N-acetylmuramoyl-L-alanine amidase — MRFLEPANRHIDRVFIHSSATKAKMDIGRKEIDRWHRERGWSGIGYHLVIRRDGSTEIGRDVDTAGAHARGHNTGSIGVVMVGGLSDDGGSEANFTGAQFKTLRRVVDEMITTYPGVTVMGHRNVAPTACPSFDVLRWLKTGEVEP; from the coding sequence ATGCGATTCCTGGAACCCGCCAACAGGCACATCGACCGCGTATTCATCCACTCATCCGCCACAAAAGCGAAGATGGACATTGGGCGCAAAGAGATCGACCGCTGGCATCGCGAGCGCGGCTGGTCGGGTATCGGCTACCATCTCGTCATCCGCCGTGATGGGTCCACCGAAATTGGCCGCGACGTGGACACGGCGGGCGCTCATGCGCGTGGCCATAACACCGGATCGATCGGCGTGGTCATGGTCGGCGGTCTATCAGACGATGGCGGTTCAGAGGCCAACTTCACGGGCGCACAGTTCAAGACACTTCGCCGTGTCGTGGATGAAATGATCACGACCTATCCCGGTGTAACAGTCATGGGTCATCGCAACGTTGCGCCTACCGCCTGTCCGTCCTTCGATGTCTTGCGCTGGCTTAAGACAGGCGAGGTGGAGCCATGA
- a CDS encoding DUF6950 family protein, which produces MSTALRAEAVQSALDKYRDTSFEWGRNDCLRLARTVLVGIGAKGLPRIPRYGSELTAIRRLKEQGHDTLENLLAEHCVEIPPSMALPGDLGTIKGDGALSAIVVCAGGKWLGWPAETAVFAPVGLRPEQLFRWVAP; this is translated from the coding sequence GTGAGCACCGCACTCCGCGCGGAGGCCGTTCAGTCCGCGCTCGACAAGTACCGCGACACGTCCTTCGAGTGGGGACGTAACGATTGCCTGCGCCTCGCCCGCACAGTTCTGGTCGGTATTGGAGCCAAGGGCCTGCCGCGCATACCACGCTATGGATCCGAGTTGACCGCCATTCGCCGTCTTAAGGAGCAAGGCCACGACACGCTGGAAAACCTTCTGGCGGAGCACTGCGTCGAGATTCCGCCGTCTATGGCGCTGCCAGGTGATCTCGGCACAATCAAAGGTGATGGCGCTTTGTCGGCCATCGTAGTCTGCGCGGGTGGGAAGTGGCTGGGTTGGCCCGCCGAAACCGCCGTTTTCGCTCCCGTCGGTCTGCGACCCGAACAACTATTCCGATGGGTCGCGCCGTGA
- a CDS encoding phage tail length tape measure family protein → MAQALIGALRVDLALRTAAFEKGVTEAQKRIRALDRTMKRVGRRLQSAGRAMSIGITAPMAAIGVSATNTAIQYREAAAQVEQGLKTMGDASGKTLAGLKADAVALENTSLFTQQDILQTVTANMLTFGNISGEAFDRAQQSALDLSQRLGQDLKSSTIQIGKALNDPIRGVTALSRVGVQFTDQQRDMIKSMVEAGNTAGAQAMILSELEKQYAGSAQAAQDAAPGDEIQDAWNRFKLILGEIVLQYLPPITDALARMIDKFNEMTPATQKTVLVLGGLAAAIGPILIALGALTAAFTTLMAVAGPLAILTGGVLALKAAFDLIAPFWQNARLSHEALNAVLNQGVNARRELQAATLDNVEGAKAAARAAITEAEASLKAADAQRERARTAAKTAKLLGGVSPAMQALHRKFIIDAAEQSQTINRLRDSIASTKAEINSADVRLGIAPTPAVATTLPTTTSVPSTSGSTTTDAKKAEVAARKENIAAIRAELKAKTEADRAEEDMLNRLAREQSARNDARRSVIDQIAANHQLADAYKISETEGRIVAEMLRIQATEASYTTEELRRLAEQTVKSSDIASDAMDKARKDAKDSGDAMEEAFTRGANAFTGLIKAIESGDIGSILSQGIQFLSQLFGKGRQKGSAGGQNGGGLSDIIGKFAGMFDKGGRIPSGKFGIAGEFGPEFVRGPAVVTSREATARALSGVGRGSSMPPVRIAVEANDYFDARVIGHATGVTDARAPAHAQATLSSARRSNAKRAARRVMP, encoded by the coding sequence ATGGCCCAAGCCCTAATCGGCGCGCTCCGTGTCGATTTAGCCCTTCGAACAGCCGCCTTCGAGAAGGGCGTGACGGAGGCCCAAAAGCGCATTCGCGCCCTTGACCGCACGATGAAGCGGGTCGGGCGTCGCCTGCAAAGCGCTGGCCGCGCCATGAGCATCGGGATCACGGCACCGATGGCAGCTATCGGCGTATCTGCCACAAACACGGCTATTCAATACCGAGAAGCCGCCGCGCAGGTGGAGCAAGGCTTGAAGACGATGGGTGATGCGTCCGGGAAGACGCTGGCGGGGCTGAAAGCCGACGCTGTAGCGCTGGAAAACACGTCGTTATTCACTCAGCAGGACATCTTGCAGACCGTCACCGCGAATATGCTGACCTTCGGCAATATTAGCGGGGAAGCATTCGACCGTGCGCAACAATCCGCCCTCGACCTGTCCCAGCGCCTTGGACAAGACCTGAAAAGCTCCACGATACAGATCGGCAAGGCTTTGAACGATCCCATTCGGGGCGTGACAGCACTTAGTCGCGTCGGGGTGCAATTCACCGACCAGCAGCGCGACATGATCAAGTCCATGGTGGAAGCCGGGAACACGGCTGGCGCACAGGCTATGATACTGAGTGAGCTTGAAAAGCAGTATGCCGGATCAGCGCAAGCCGCTCAGGACGCCGCGCCGGGCGACGAGATCCAGGACGCCTGGAACAGGTTTAAACTGATACTTGGCGAAATTGTCCTGCAATACCTTCCGCCCATCACAGATGCGCTCGCTAGGATGATCGACAAGTTCAACGAGATGACACCGGCGACGCAGAAAACGGTGCTAGTATTGGGTGGCCTCGCGGCCGCTATCGGGCCGATCCTGATTGCACTAGGCGCGTTGACCGCTGCGTTCACGACCCTCATGGCTGTAGCTGGTCCTTTAGCAATTCTAACAGGCGGCGTTCTCGCCCTGAAGGCTGCCTTCGATCTCATCGCACCGTTTTGGCAAAACGCTCGCCTCTCCCACGAAGCGCTAAACGCGGTCCTTAATCAAGGCGTCAACGCCCGCCGGGAGCTGCAGGCTGCGACGCTGGACAATGTGGAGGGGGCAAAAGCGGCTGCACGGGCGGCTATCACAGAAGCCGAGGCATCGCTGAAAGCCGCTGATGCGCAACGCGAGCGGGCAAGGACAGCGGCGAAGACCGCTAAGCTGCTGGGCGGCGTCAGTCCTGCGATGCAAGCCCTACATCGCAAGTTCATCATCGATGCCGCCGAGCAATCGCAGACGATCAACCGCCTGCGCGACTCCATCGCCTCGACCAAAGCCGAGATCAACAGCGCGGACGTTCGCCTTGGCATTGCGCCGACGCCTGCCGTGGCGACCACCTTGCCCACCACGACTTCCGTCCCGTCCACATCCGGCTCCACGACAACCGACGCCAAGAAAGCCGAGGTTGCTGCCCGCAAGGAAAACATCGCCGCAATCCGCGCCGAGCTAAAGGCCAAGACCGAGGCCGACCGCGCCGAGGAGGATATGCTGAACCGCCTCGCGCGCGAACAGTCCGCCCGCAACGACGCGCGCCGCTCCGTGATCGACCAGATCGCCGCCAACCACCAGCTGGCGGACGCCTACAAGATTTCCGAGACGGAAGGCCGGATCGTTGCCGAAATGCTTCGCATCCAGGCGACAGAGGCCAGCTACACTACGGAAGAACTTCGCCGCCTCGCGGAGCAGACAGTCAAGTCGTCCGACATCGCCTCAGACGCGATGGACAAGGCGCGCAAGGACGCAAAGGATTCCGGCGACGCCATGGAGGAGGCCTTCACGCGGGGGGCCAACGCATTCACGGGCCTCATTAAGGCTATTGAGTCCGGCGACATCGGATCTATCCTTTCGCAGGGCATTCAATTCCTTAGCCAGCTGTTCGGCAAAGGCCGTCAGAAAGGCTCCGCGGGAGGCCAAAATGGTGGGGGCCTGTCAGACATTATCGGCAAGTTTGCCGGAATGTTCGATAAAGGTGGCCGCATCCCTTCAGGCAAGTTCGGCATCGCAGGAGAGTTCGGGCCGGAGTTCGTTCGCGGCCCGGCTGTCGTGACGAGCCGCGAGGCGACGGCGCGGGCGCTGTCCGGCGTGGGGCGGGGGTCGTCAATGCCGCCAGTCAGGATCGCGGTCGAGGCCAACGACTATTTTGACGCGCGCGTTATCGGTCATGCGACAGGAGTCACCGACGCACGCGCACCCGCACACGCACAGGCAACACTTTCCAGCGCGAGGCGCTCCAACGCGAAGCGCGCGGCTCGCAGGGTCATGCCATGA
- a CDS encoding phage tail tube protein: protein MASNIACSEELHIENASAALTKLAGLKSVNKPSISVATVDVTTHDDGCVENTRPGLMSLGDISGTIEEVAGGPASTLLAEMATSKAIRGCKIVYGETGGRKEVSFNAFVTELSYGDASEPGANVQVSFTLKPTTRETIADPA from the coding sequence ATGGCTTCAAACATCGCGTGCTCCGAAGAGCTGCATATCGAGAACGCCTCTGCCGCTCTCACAAAACTCGCGGGCCTTAAATCCGTCAACAAGCCATCCATCAGCGTCGCCACGGTCGATGTGACCACTCACGACGATGGCTGCGTTGAAAACACCCGGCCCGGCCTCATGTCGCTGGGCGACATCAGCGGCACGATCGAGGAAGTTGCTGGCGGTCCTGCTTCGACACTGCTGGCCGAAATGGCGACAAGCAAGGCTATCCGTGGCTGCAAGATCGTTTACGGCGAGACGGGCGGGCGCAAGGAAGTGTCGTTCAACGCCTTCGTGACAGAGTTGTCCTACGGCGATGCGTCCGAGCCGGGCGCGAATGTCCAGGTCAGCTTCACGCTGAAGCCGACAACGCGCGAAACCATCGCGGACCCGGCGTAA
- a CDS encoding DUF3168 domain-containing protein, with protein sequence MFQADLVARLRADATLTSQLGTSGGNPAINWLERPSKASLPSVTLSEVSSAPTYIQGGRLASTEATVQLDVWATTPLATIAALDRVVAVLETEAEHGSTFFFRGFVTSGPRSMRAEDIPGGMRVHRRTADITFTHKPA encoded by the coding sequence ATGTTCCAAGCCGATCTGGTCGCGCGCCTGCGGGCCGACGCGACGCTGACAAGCCAGCTTGGCACAAGCGGGGGCAACCCTGCCATCAACTGGCTGGAGCGCCCGTCCAAGGCGTCCCTGCCGAGCGTGACGCTCTCCGAGGTGTCGAGCGCGCCGACCTACATTCAGGGAGGACGCCTCGCCAGCACAGAGGCCACGGTCCAGCTGGACGTATGGGCGACCACGCCACTGGCAACCATCGCTGCGCTGGATCGCGTCGTCGCTGTCTTGGAAACCGAAGCCGAGCATGGATCGACCTTCTTCTTCCGTGGCTTCGTCACATCCGGTCCGCGCTCCATGCGTGCCGAGGACATTCCGGGGGGAATGCGCGTTCACCGCCGCACCGCCGACATCACTTTTACCCACAAGCCAGCTTAG
- a CDS encoding HK97-gp10 family putative phage morphogenesis protein — MLSVKLEGARDLEKALLGLKTATAKRVTRKVMKEAMEPVRAKAEQLAPTDTGDLAIAVSISSKARKRRAPPGTVEIYMGVETGQGQVGSNQEFGNVNHAAQPFMRPAWNPMRYQVLDVFGGRMMEEVEKSARRAAKRAAKR; from the coding sequence ATGCTGAGCGTGAAACTCGAAGGCGCAAGGGATCTGGAAAAGGCGCTGCTCGGCCTCAAGACGGCGACGGCAAAGCGGGTGACGCGAAAGGTCATGAAGGAAGCGATGGAGCCGGTACGGGCGAAGGCTGAACAGCTTGCGCCGACCGACACGGGCGATCTGGCGATTGCTGTATCCATCTCGTCCAAGGCTAGGAAGCGTCGCGCCCCACCCGGCACGGTCGAAATCTACATGGGCGTGGAAACGGGACAGGGGCAGGTCGGCTCCAACCAGGAGTTCGGGAACGTGAACCATGCCGCGCAGCCCTTCATGCGGCCCGCGTGGAATCCCATGCGCTACCAAGTGCTGGACGTTTTTGGAGGGCGGATGATGGAAGAAGTCGAGAAGTCCGCCCGTCGCGCCGCCAAACGGGCTGCGAAGCGGTAG
- a CDS encoding head-tail adaptor protein: protein MTIQTLTATEDALGTPVETWSDAQTLSAAVSYGTASERRAAAQEQSALPATFTVRSSTFTRGLTPGNCRLVLDGLTYDVEGIAPGIERRTWIALTAIARTS from the coding sequence GTGACGATCCAGACACTGACGGCCACGGAGGACGCGTTAGGCACGCCTGTGGAGACGTGGAGCGACGCGCAGACCCTATCCGCCGCCGTGTCCTACGGCACAGCCTCTGAGCGCCGTGCGGCTGCGCAGGAGCAAAGCGCGCTGCCCGCGACGTTCACGGTCCGGTCCAGCACATTCACCCGTGGGCTGACGCCCGGCAACTGCCGTCTGGTTCTGGACGGCCTCACCTATGACGTGGAGGGCATCGCGCCGGGCATTGAGCGCCGGACGTGGATCGCCCTGACCGCAATTGCGAGGACATCGTGA
- a CDS encoding head-tail connector protein encodes MPSLAEAKAHLRVDHDDDDALIGTYLSAAQGHVEAHVSTAFADFDEVPPALFSATLLMLGHLYENREAATSGKVPSILPLGVEALCAPHRAQLV; translated from the coding sequence GTGCCTTCCCTCGCCGAAGCAAAGGCGCACCTTCGCGTCGATCACGATGATGACGACGCGCTGATCGGGACATACCTGTCCGCCGCCCAAGGCCACGTGGAGGCGCACGTTTCTACGGCCTTTGCGGATTTTGATGAAGTTCCTCCGGCGTTGTTCTCCGCAACTCTGCTCATGCTCGGCCATTTGTATGAAAACCGTGAAGCGGCGACTTCCGGAAAGGTGCCGTCCATCCTGCCTCTCGGGGTCGAGGCGCTCTGCGCACCCCATCGCGCCCAGCTGGTCTAA
- a CDS encoding phage major capsid protein, with protein sequence MTSKTDDKTVEQLAADTKAAFDKSLNEVKAIAEDALGKAKASEALTAGQKQAADEALTKLNELSAQVKEHSQRMARKGSDDEDAALSPGEQFVKSDAFKSAFGGNVQQGRNASFGLKAITSLTTDEDGSAGDLIRTQRVQSRMPTLPDRRMTIRDLLAPGQTNSNGIEYVQETGFTNNAGMVAEGTLKPESSIKFDLKTAPVRKIAHWMLASSEVLADAAGLRSMIDYRLRYGLEYVEEAQLLNGDGTGQNLLGLIPQATAFAPEFAPAAKTQIDDVRLAMLQAALAEYPASGTVMNPIDWARIETTKDTDGRYIIGNPQGTATPTLWSLPVVATQAISVDKFLVGAFAQGAQVFDRMDATIMVSTEDGDNFRKNMVTILAEERLAMTVYRPEAFVYGDFGNVA encoded by the coding sequence ATGACCTCGAAAACCGACGATAAAACCGTCGAGCAGCTCGCTGCCGACACTAAGGCCGCGTTCGACAAAAGCCTGAACGAGGTCAAAGCCATCGCGGAAGATGCTTTGGGTAAAGCCAAGGCCAGCGAGGCGCTGACGGCGGGTCAGAAACAAGCCGCCGACGAAGCCCTTACGAAGCTAAACGAGCTTTCGGCGCAGGTGAAGGAGCACAGCCAACGGATGGCTCGCAAGGGCAGCGATGACGAAGACGCCGCGCTTAGCCCCGGCGAACAGTTCGTCAAGTCCGACGCGTTCAAGAGCGCCTTCGGCGGCAACGTCCAGCAAGGCCGTAACGCCTCCTTCGGTCTGAAAGCGATCACCTCGCTGACGACCGACGAGGACGGCTCCGCTGGCGACCTGATCCGCACGCAGCGCGTCCAGTCGCGTATGCCGACCCTGCCGGATCGCCGGATGACCATTCGCGATCTGCTCGCACCGGGTCAGACCAACTCCAACGGCATCGAGTATGTCCAGGAGACGGGTTTTACCAACAATGCGGGCATGGTCGCAGAGGGCACGTTGAAGCCCGAGTCGTCCATCAAGTTCGACCTGAAGACCGCACCGGTTCGCAAGATTGCGCACTGGATGCTGGCGTCCTCTGAGGTGCTGGCTGATGCGGCTGGCCTCCGCTCCATGATCGACTACCGCCTTCGCTACGGCTTGGAGTATGTCGAGGAGGCGCAGCTGCTGAACGGAGACGGCACCGGGCAGAACCTGCTCGGCCTGATCCCGCAGGCCACGGCGTTCGCCCCGGAGTTCGCGCCCGCTGCCAAGACGCAGATCGATGATGTTCGTCTCGCAATGCTGCAGGCCGCCCTCGCGGAGTATCCGGCCAGCGGAACGGTGATGAACCCCATCGACTGGGCGCGGATCGAAACCACCAAGGACACGGACGGCCGCTACATCATCGGCAATCCGCAGGGCACGGCGACGCCGACGCTCTGGAGCCTGCCGGTTGTGGCGACGCAAGCCATCAGCGTGGACAAGTTCCTGGTGGGCGCATTCGCTCAAGGCGCTCAGGTGTTCGACCGCATGGACGCGACGATCATGGTTTCGACGGAAGATGGCGACAACTTCCGCAAAAACATGGTGACGATCCTCGCCGAGGAGCGCCTCGCCATGACGGTCTATCGTCCCGAGGCCTTCGTCTACGGCGACTTCGGCAACGTGGCCTAG
- a CDS encoding HK97 family phage prohead protease: MTQTKHGRAVLRVKANGEPGEFSGYGSIFGNVDSYRDVVMPGAFTKSIARHKEAGTRPKMFWQHDPGQPIGSWTSFEEDETGLLMSGKLNMDVQRGAEAYALLKAGDIDGMSIGYWEIETERDDDGNTLKLTELDLVEVSVVSIGANDKALVSAVKAEEAKTNFIARVKAGDQPSIREAERFLRDAASLSKSEAEAVVRGIVGIRPGDPDSTKRAFWEALTR; this comes from the coding sequence ATGACACAGACAAAGCACGGCCGCGCGGTTCTTCGCGTCAAAGCGAATGGCGAGCCTGGCGAGTTTTCCGGCTACGGCTCTATCTTCGGCAACGTGGACAGCTACCGCGATGTCGTCATGCCAGGCGCGTTTACCAAGTCCATCGCACGCCACAAGGAGGCCGGCACACGGCCGAAGATGTTCTGGCAACATGACCCGGGCCAGCCCATCGGTTCATGGACCAGCTTTGAGGAGGACGAGACCGGACTCCTGATGTCCGGCAAGCTGAACATGGATGTGCAACGCGGCGCGGAAGCCTACGCACTTCTGAAGGCCGGTGACATTGACGGCATGTCTATCGGGTACTGGGAGATCGAGACCGAGCGGGACGATGATGGAAACACGTTGAAGCTCACGGAGCTGGATCTTGTCGAGGTGTCCGTTGTGTCCATTGGCGCGAACGACAAGGCGCTGGTGTCCGCAGTGAAGGCTGAGGAGGCCAAGACCAATTTTATTGCGCGGGTGAAGGCTGGGGACCAGCCGTCCATTCGCGAAGCCGAGCGATTTCTGCGGGATGCAGCGTCGCTCTCCAAGTCCGAGGCAGAGGCCGTTGTGCGCGGCATCGTCGGCATCCGTCCGGGGGACCCGGACTCCACCAAGCGCGCGTTTTGGGAAGCCCTGACGCGCTGA